One Hordeum vulgare subsp. vulgare chromosome 4H, MorexV3_pseudomolecules_assembly, whole genome shotgun sequence DNA window includes the following coding sequences:
- the LOC123446571 gene encoding calmodulin-binding protein 60 D-like isoform X2, with the protein MDLKRVLDIVEEEVVDGDEEELASPDAKRRRTLLNSSMQEAIGAQYMQKHLPKLEPFLRRVVQEEVHNVLIRHIDSAHRLPLQLKTSSKRYKLQFQGNLPQTLFTGNRVEAENKQPLRIVLTDAVNNQLITSGPLSSMKVELLVLDGDFNADERLEHTEKEFSESIVFEREGKRPLLSGEVVIVLEKGVASVRDISFTDNSSWIRSRKFRLGARMSRASSIEDRVQEAVSNPFLVKDHRGEVYKKHHPPALADDVWRLEKIGKDGVFHKKLADFGIHTVQDFLRNLVMDQYGLRGLLGSGMSNKMWESTVEHARECILDDKIYSYCSGHGIILLFNCIHEIIGVVVGSNCFSLNALTATQKALVVKLQQDAYKFPSRIVEFKVQPQCADQSPTAPAPPGPASTQIPGLAQGEANPHPQEHGLLHQLPLHDAALGLEDVLHQQHRHRHSEPWITNGFDATRDPFDMLQFSGSSQPCGLLLSSTGARSLLFRGWG; encoded by the exons ATGGATTTGAAGAGGGTCCTGGACAtcgtggaggaggaggtggtggacggcgacgaggaggagctcGCCTCCCCGGACGCCAAGCGCCGGCGAACGCTTCTCAA TAGCTCGATGCAGGAGGCCATTGGCGCGCAGTACATGCAGAAGCATCTGCCCAAGCTGGAGCCGTTTCTGCGCAGAGTT GTGCAGGAagaagtgcacaatgttcttatCCGCCACATCGATTCGGCTCACAG GCTTCCACTTCAGTTAAAGACGAGCAGTAAAAGATACAAGCTGCAGTTCCAGGGCAACCTGCCTCAGACCCTTTTCACGGGCAACAGGGTAGAAGCAGAGAACAAGCAGCCACTGCGAATTGTTCTCACCGACGCCGTCAACAACCAGCTGATCACCTCAGGCCCCTTGTCCTCCATGAAAGTCGAGCTCCTCGTTCTCGACGGCGACTTCAACGCCGACGAGCGCCTTGAGCACACCGAGAAGGAGTTCAGCGAAAGCATAGTCTTCGAGAGAGAAGGCAAGAGACCACTCTTGTCCGGTGAGGTGGTCATTGTGCTCGAGAAAGGCGTGGCCTCTGTCCGCGACATCTCCTTCACGGACAACTCCAGCTGGATCAGAAGCAGGAAGTTCAGGCTGGGCGCGAGGATGTCTCGCGCCAGCTCCATCGAAGACAGGGTGCAGGAGGCTGTGAGCAATCCCTTCCTGGTGAAGGATCACCGCGGTGAAG TTTACAAGAAGCATCACCCTCCTGCGTTAGCTGACGACGTATGGCGTTTGGAGAAGATTGGAAAAGACGGTGTATTCCACAAGAAGCTCGCTGACTTTGGCATCCACACCGTTCAGGACTTCCTCAGGAACTTGGTGATGGATCAGTATGGACTGCGCGGC TTGCTCGGCAGTGGGATGTCGAACAAAATGTGGGAGTCAACCGTGGAGCACGCCCGGGAGTGCATCCTGGACGACAAGATCTACTCCTACTGCAGCGGGCACGGGATCATCCTTCTCTTCAACTGCATCCACGAGATCATCGGGGTTGTAGTTGGGAGTAACTGCTTCTCCTTGAACGCCCTCACGGCAACGCAGAAG GCGCTGGTGGTGAAGTTGCAGCAAGACGCCTACAAGTTCCCGAGCCGCATCGTAGAATTCAAGGTGCAGCCGCAGTGCGCCGACCAGAGTCCGACAGCGCCGGCGCCGCCGGGTCCAGCGAGCACGCAGATCCCGGGCCTTGCTCAAG GCGAGGCGAACCCACATCCACAGGAGCATGGCCTGCTGCACCAGCTGCCCCTCCACGATGCTGCCCTGGGCCTGGAGGATGTTCTGCACCAGCAGCACCGCCACCGCCATAGCGAGCCCTGGATCACCAATGGCTTCGACGCGACGAGGGACCCTTTCGACATGCTGCAGTTCAGTGGCTCGTCTCAGCCGTGCGGGCTGCTGCTCTCCAGCACCGGGGCCAG GTCGTTGTTGTTTCGTGGGTGGGGGTGA
- the LOC123446571 gene encoding calmodulin-binding protein 60 D-like isoform X4: MDLKRVLDIVEEEVVDGDEEELASPDAKRRRTLLNSSSMQEAIGAQYMQKHLPKLEPFLRRVVQEEVHNVLIRHIDSAHRLPLQLKTSSKRYKLQFQGNLPQTLFTGNRVEAENKQPLRIVLTDAVNNQLITSGPLSSMKVELLVLDGDFNADERLEHTEKEFSESIVFEREGKRPLLSGEVVIVLEKGVASVRDISFTDNSSWIRSRKFRLGARMSRASSIEDRVQEAVSNPFLVKDHRGEVYKKHHPPALADDVWRLEKIGKDGVFHKKLADFGIHTVQDFLRNLVMDQYGLRGLLGSGMSNKMWESTVEHARECILDDKIYSYCSGHGIILLFNCIHEIIGVVVGSNCFSLNALTATQKALVVKLQQDAYKFPSRIVEFKVQPQCADQSPTAPAPPGPASTQIPGLAQGGQSSPTRRGEPTSTGAWPAAPAAPPRCCPGPGGCSAPAAPPPP; this comes from the exons ATGGATTTGAAGAGGGTCCTGGACAtcgtggaggaggaggtggtggacggcgacgaggaggagctcGCCTCCCCGGACGCCAAGCGCCGGCGAACGCTTCTCAA CAGTAGCTCGATGCAGGAGGCCATTGGCGCGCAGTACATGCAGAAGCATCTGCCCAAGCTGGAGCCGTTTCTGCGCAGAGTT GTGCAGGAagaagtgcacaatgttcttatCCGCCACATCGATTCGGCTCACAG GCTTCCACTTCAGTTAAAGACGAGCAGTAAAAGATACAAGCTGCAGTTCCAGGGCAACCTGCCTCAGACCCTTTTCACGGGCAACAGGGTAGAAGCAGAGAACAAGCAGCCACTGCGAATTGTTCTCACCGACGCCGTCAACAACCAGCTGATCACCTCAGGCCCCTTGTCCTCCATGAAAGTCGAGCTCCTCGTTCTCGACGGCGACTTCAACGCCGACGAGCGCCTTGAGCACACCGAGAAGGAGTTCAGCGAAAGCATAGTCTTCGAGAGAGAAGGCAAGAGACCACTCTTGTCCGGTGAGGTGGTCATTGTGCTCGAGAAAGGCGTGGCCTCTGTCCGCGACATCTCCTTCACGGACAACTCCAGCTGGATCAGAAGCAGGAAGTTCAGGCTGGGCGCGAGGATGTCTCGCGCCAGCTCCATCGAAGACAGGGTGCAGGAGGCTGTGAGCAATCCCTTCCTGGTGAAGGATCACCGCGGTGAAG TTTACAAGAAGCATCACCCTCCTGCGTTAGCTGACGACGTATGGCGTTTGGAGAAGATTGGAAAAGACGGTGTATTCCACAAGAAGCTCGCTGACTTTGGCATCCACACCGTTCAGGACTTCCTCAGGAACTTGGTGATGGATCAGTATGGACTGCGCGGC TTGCTCGGCAGTGGGATGTCGAACAAAATGTGGGAGTCAACCGTGGAGCACGCCCGGGAGTGCATCCTGGACGACAAGATCTACTCCTACTGCAGCGGGCACGGGATCATCCTTCTCTTCAACTGCATCCACGAGATCATCGGGGTTGTAGTTGGGAGTAACTGCTTCTCCTTGAACGCCCTCACGGCAACGCAGAAG GCGCTGGTGGTGAAGTTGCAGCAAGACGCCTACAAGTTCCCGAGCCGCATCGTAGAATTCAAGGTGCAGCCGCAGTGCGCCGACCAGAGTCCGACAGCGCCGGCGCCGCCGGGTCCAGCGAGCACGCAGATCCCGGGCCTTGCTCAAGGTGGTCAATCTTCTCCCACCAG GCGAGGCGAACCCACATCCACAGGAGCATGGCCTGCTGCACCAGCTGCCCCTCCACGATGCTGCCCTGGGCCTGGAGGATGTTCTGCACCAGCAGCACCGCCACCGCCATAG
- the LOC123446571 gene encoding calmodulin-binding protein 60 D-like isoform X5 translates to MDLKRVLDIVEEEVVDGDEEELASPDAKRRRTLLNSSMQEAIGAQYMQKHLPKLEPFLRRVVQEEVHNVLIRHIDSAHRLPLQLKTSSKRYKLQFQGNLPQTLFTGNRVEAENKQPLRIVLTDAVNNQLITSGPLSSMKVELLVLDGDFNADERLEHTEKEFSESIVFEREGKRPLLSGEVVIVLEKGVASVRDISFTDNSSWIRSRKFRLGARMSRASSIEDRVQEAVSNPFLVKDHRGEVYKKHHPPALADDVWRLEKIGKDGVFHKKLADFGIHTVQDFLRNLVMDQYGLRGLLGSGMSNKMWESTVEHARECILDDKIYSYCSGHGIILLFNCIHEIIGVVVGSNCFSLNALTATQKALVVKLQQDAYKFPSRIVEFKVQPQCADQSPTAPAPPGPASTQIPGLAQGEANPHPQEHGLLHQLPLHDAALGLEDVLHQQHRHRHSEPWITNGFDATRDPFDMLQFSGSSQPCGLLLSSTGARL, encoded by the exons ATGGATTTGAAGAGGGTCCTGGACAtcgtggaggaggaggtggtggacggcgacgaggaggagctcGCCTCCCCGGACGCCAAGCGCCGGCGAACGCTTCTCAA TAGCTCGATGCAGGAGGCCATTGGCGCGCAGTACATGCAGAAGCATCTGCCCAAGCTGGAGCCGTTTCTGCGCAGAGTT GTGCAGGAagaagtgcacaatgttcttatCCGCCACATCGATTCGGCTCACAG GCTTCCACTTCAGTTAAAGACGAGCAGTAAAAGATACAAGCTGCAGTTCCAGGGCAACCTGCCTCAGACCCTTTTCACGGGCAACAGGGTAGAAGCAGAGAACAAGCAGCCACTGCGAATTGTTCTCACCGACGCCGTCAACAACCAGCTGATCACCTCAGGCCCCTTGTCCTCCATGAAAGTCGAGCTCCTCGTTCTCGACGGCGACTTCAACGCCGACGAGCGCCTTGAGCACACCGAGAAGGAGTTCAGCGAAAGCATAGTCTTCGAGAGAGAAGGCAAGAGACCACTCTTGTCCGGTGAGGTGGTCATTGTGCTCGAGAAAGGCGTGGCCTCTGTCCGCGACATCTCCTTCACGGACAACTCCAGCTGGATCAGAAGCAGGAAGTTCAGGCTGGGCGCGAGGATGTCTCGCGCCAGCTCCATCGAAGACAGGGTGCAGGAGGCTGTGAGCAATCCCTTCCTGGTGAAGGATCACCGCGGTGAAG TTTACAAGAAGCATCACCCTCCTGCGTTAGCTGACGACGTATGGCGTTTGGAGAAGATTGGAAAAGACGGTGTATTCCACAAGAAGCTCGCTGACTTTGGCATCCACACCGTTCAGGACTTCCTCAGGAACTTGGTGATGGATCAGTATGGACTGCGCGGC TTGCTCGGCAGTGGGATGTCGAACAAAATGTGGGAGTCAACCGTGGAGCACGCCCGGGAGTGCATCCTGGACGACAAGATCTACTCCTACTGCAGCGGGCACGGGATCATCCTTCTCTTCAACTGCATCCACGAGATCATCGGGGTTGTAGTTGGGAGTAACTGCTTCTCCTTGAACGCCCTCACGGCAACGCAGAAG GCGCTGGTGGTGAAGTTGCAGCAAGACGCCTACAAGTTCCCGAGCCGCATCGTAGAATTCAAGGTGCAGCCGCAGTGCGCCGACCAGAGTCCGACAGCGCCGGCGCCGCCGGGTCCAGCGAGCACGCAGATCCCGGGCCTTGCTCAAG GCGAGGCGAACCCACATCCACAGGAGCATGGCCTGCTGCACCAGCTGCCCCTCCACGATGCTGCCCTGGGCCTGGAGGATGTTCTGCACCAGCAGCACCGCCACCGCCATAGCGAGCCCTGGATCACCAATGGCTTCGACGCGACGAGGGACCCTTTCGACATGCTGCAGTTCAGTGGCTCGTCTCAGCCGTGCGGGCTGCTGCTCTCCAGCACCGGGGCCAGGTTGTGA
- the LOC123446571 gene encoding calmodulin-binding protein 60 D-like isoform X1: MDLKRVLDIVEEEVVDGDEEELASPDAKRRRTLLNSSSMQEAIGAQYMQKHLPKLEPFLRRVVQEEVHNVLIRHIDSAHRLPLQLKTSSKRYKLQFQGNLPQTLFTGNRVEAENKQPLRIVLTDAVNNQLITSGPLSSMKVELLVLDGDFNADERLEHTEKEFSESIVFEREGKRPLLSGEVVIVLEKGVASVRDISFTDNSSWIRSRKFRLGARMSRASSIEDRVQEAVSNPFLVKDHRGEVYKKHHPPALADDVWRLEKIGKDGVFHKKLADFGIHTVQDFLRNLVMDQYGLRGLLGSGMSNKMWESTVEHARECILDDKIYSYCSGHGIILLFNCIHEIIGVVVGSNCFSLNALTATQKALVVKLQQDAYKFPSRIVEFKVQPQCADQSPTAPAPPGPASTQIPGLAQGEANPHPQEHGLLHQLPLHDAALGLEDVLHQQHRHRHSEPWITNGFDATRDPFDMLQFSGSSQPCGLLLSSTGARSLLFRGWG, translated from the exons ATGGATTTGAAGAGGGTCCTGGACAtcgtggaggaggaggtggtggacggcgacgaggaggagctcGCCTCCCCGGACGCCAAGCGCCGGCGAACGCTTCTCAA CAGTAGCTCGATGCAGGAGGCCATTGGCGCGCAGTACATGCAGAAGCATCTGCCCAAGCTGGAGCCGTTTCTGCGCAGAGTT GTGCAGGAagaagtgcacaatgttcttatCCGCCACATCGATTCGGCTCACAG GCTTCCACTTCAGTTAAAGACGAGCAGTAAAAGATACAAGCTGCAGTTCCAGGGCAACCTGCCTCAGACCCTTTTCACGGGCAACAGGGTAGAAGCAGAGAACAAGCAGCCACTGCGAATTGTTCTCACCGACGCCGTCAACAACCAGCTGATCACCTCAGGCCCCTTGTCCTCCATGAAAGTCGAGCTCCTCGTTCTCGACGGCGACTTCAACGCCGACGAGCGCCTTGAGCACACCGAGAAGGAGTTCAGCGAAAGCATAGTCTTCGAGAGAGAAGGCAAGAGACCACTCTTGTCCGGTGAGGTGGTCATTGTGCTCGAGAAAGGCGTGGCCTCTGTCCGCGACATCTCCTTCACGGACAACTCCAGCTGGATCAGAAGCAGGAAGTTCAGGCTGGGCGCGAGGATGTCTCGCGCCAGCTCCATCGAAGACAGGGTGCAGGAGGCTGTGAGCAATCCCTTCCTGGTGAAGGATCACCGCGGTGAAG TTTACAAGAAGCATCACCCTCCTGCGTTAGCTGACGACGTATGGCGTTTGGAGAAGATTGGAAAAGACGGTGTATTCCACAAGAAGCTCGCTGACTTTGGCATCCACACCGTTCAGGACTTCCTCAGGAACTTGGTGATGGATCAGTATGGACTGCGCGGC TTGCTCGGCAGTGGGATGTCGAACAAAATGTGGGAGTCAACCGTGGAGCACGCCCGGGAGTGCATCCTGGACGACAAGATCTACTCCTACTGCAGCGGGCACGGGATCATCCTTCTCTTCAACTGCATCCACGAGATCATCGGGGTTGTAGTTGGGAGTAACTGCTTCTCCTTGAACGCCCTCACGGCAACGCAGAAG GCGCTGGTGGTGAAGTTGCAGCAAGACGCCTACAAGTTCCCGAGCCGCATCGTAGAATTCAAGGTGCAGCCGCAGTGCGCCGACCAGAGTCCGACAGCGCCGGCGCCGCCGGGTCCAGCGAGCACGCAGATCCCGGGCCTTGCTCAAG GCGAGGCGAACCCACATCCACAGGAGCATGGCCTGCTGCACCAGCTGCCCCTCCACGATGCTGCCCTGGGCCTGGAGGATGTTCTGCACCAGCAGCACCGCCACCGCCATAGCGAGCCCTGGATCACCAATGGCTTCGACGCGACGAGGGACCCTTTCGACATGCTGCAGTTCAGTGGCTCGTCTCAGCCGTGCGGGCTGCTGCTCTCCAGCACCGGGGCCAG GTCGTTGTTGTTTCGTGGGTGGGGGTGA
- the LOC123446571 gene encoding calmodulin-binding protein 60 D-like isoform X3 produces MDLKRVLDIVEEEVVDGDEEELASPDAKRRRTLLNSSSMQEAIGAQYMQKHLPKLEPFLRRVVQEEVHNVLIRHIDSAHRLPLQLKTSSKRYKLQFQGNLPQTLFTGNRVEAENKQPLRIVLTDAVNNQLITSGPLSSMKVELLVLDGDFNADERLEHTEKEFSESIVFEREGKRPLLSGEVVIVLEKGVASVRDISFTDNSSWIRSRKFRLGARMSRASSIEDRVQEAVSNPFLVKDHRGEVYKKHHPPALADDVWRLEKIGKDGVFHKKLADFGIHTVQDFLRNLVMDQYGLRGLLGSGMSNKMWESTVEHARECILDDKIYSYCSGHGIILLFNCIHEIIGVVVGSNCFSLNALTATQKALVVKLQQDAYKFPSRIVEFKVQPQCADQSPTAPAPPGPASTQIPGLAQGEANPHPQEHGLLHQLPLHDAALGLEDVLHQQHRHRHSEPWITNGFDATRDPFDMLQFSGSSQPCGLLLSSTGARL; encoded by the exons ATGGATTTGAAGAGGGTCCTGGACAtcgtggaggaggaggtggtggacggcgacgaggaggagctcGCCTCCCCGGACGCCAAGCGCCGGCGAACGCTTCTCAA CAGTAGCTCGATGCAGGAGGCCATTGGCGCGCAGTACATGCAGAAGCATCTGCCCAAGCTGGAGCCGTTTCTGCGCAGAGTT GTGCAGGAagaagtgcacaatgttcttatCCGCCACATCGATTCGGCTCACAG GCTTCCACTTCAGTTAAAGACGAGCAGTAAAAGATACAAGCTGCAGTTCCAGGGCAACCTGCCTCAGACCCTTTTCACGGGCAACAGGGTAGAAGCAGAGAACAAGCAGCCACTGCGAATTGTTCTCACCGACGCCGTCAACAACCAGCTGATCACCTCAGGCCCCTTGTCCTCCATGAAAGTCGAGCTCCTCGTTCTCGACGGCGACTTCAACGCCGACGAGCGCCTTGAGCACACCGAGAAGGAGTTCAGCGAAAGCATAGTCTTCGAGAGAGAAGGCAAGAGACCACTCTTGTCCGGTGAGGTGGTCATTGTGCTCGAGAAAGGCGTGGCCTCTGTCCGCGACATCTCCTTCACGGACAACTCCAGCTGGATCAGAAGCAGGAAGTTCAGGCTGGGCGCGAGGATGTCTCGCGCCAGCTCCATCGAAGACAGGGTGCAGGAGGCTGTGAGCAATCCCTTCCTGGTGAAGGATCACCGCGGTGAAG TTTACAAGAAGCATCACCCTCCTGCGTTAGCTGACGACGTATGGCGTTTGGAGAAGATTGGAAAAGACGGTGTATTCCACAAGAAGCTCGCTGACTTTGGCATCCACACCGTTCAGGACTTCCTCAGGAACTTGGTGATGGATCAGTATGGACTGCGCGGC TTGCTCGGCAGTGGGATGTCGAACAAAATGTGGGAGTCAACCGTGGAGCACGCCCGGGAGTGCATCCTGGACGACAAGATCTACTCCTACTGCAGCGGGCACGGGATCATCCTTCTCTTCAACTGCATCCACGAGATCATCGGGGTTGTAGTTGGGAGTAACTGCTTCTCCTTGAACGCCCTCACGGCAACGCAGAAG GCGCTGGTGGTGAAGTTGCAGCAAGACGCCTACAAGTTCCCGAGCCGCATCGTAGAATTCAAGGTGCAGCCGCAGTGCGCCGACCAGAGTCCGACAGCGCCGGCGCCGCCGGGTCCAGCGAGCACGCAGATCCCGGGCCTTGCTCAAG GCGAGGCGAACCCACATCCACAGGAGCATGGCCTGCTGCACCAGCTGCCCCTCCACGATGCTGCCCTGGGCCTGGAGGATGTTCTGCACCAGCAGCACCGCCACCGCCATAGCGAGCCCTGGATCACCAATGGCTTCGACGCGACGAGGGACCCTTTCGACATGCTGCAGTTCAGTGGCTCGTCTCAGCCGTGCGGGCTGCTGCTCTCCAGCACCGGGGCCAGGTTGTGA